The following proteins come from a genomic window of Lachnoclostridium phytofermentans ISDg:
- a CDS encoding aspartate kinase: MLIVKKFGGTSVANKERILNVAKRCIEDYKKGHEVVVVLSAMGKKTDELIEQARDINPNPQKRELDMLLTVGEQTSVALMAMAIDSLGVPAVSLNAFQVAMHTTSAYGNARLKRIDTERIRNELDAKRIVIITGFQGIDKQDNYATLGRGGSDTTAVALAAALKADSCEIYTDVDGVYTADPRFVKNARKLNEITYDEMLDLASLGAGVLHNRSVEMAKKYGVQLVVRSSLNTSEGTVVKEETRMEEMLVSGVAGDKNTARISVIGLQDNPGVTFKLFQHLANHNINVDIILQSVAREGTKDVSFTVAEDAVEDALEVIKRHKNTSLACDYIEVETAVAKVSVVGAGMMSNPGVAAKMFEALYDIGVTIKMIATSEIRITVLIDEAYTEQAIKAVHDKFMLGEA, from the coding sequence ATGCTAATTGTTAAGAAATTCGGTGGTACTTCTGTTGCCAACAAAGAGAGAATATTAAATGTCGCGAAGCGATGCATAGAAGATTATAAAAAAGGACACGAGGTTGTTGTAGTTTTATCTGCTATGGGAAAAAAGACAGATGAATTGATTGAACAAGCAAGAGACATCAATCCAAATCCACAGAAGCGTGAATTAGATATGTTGTTAACAGTAGGAGAGCAGACATCGGTAGCTCTCATGGCAATGGCAATAGATTCCCTCGGTGTTCCTGCAGTATCTCTTAATGCATTTCAAGTAGCAATGCATACGACCTCAGCCTACGGAAATGCCCGCCTAAAGCGTATTGATACAGAGCGAATTCGAAACGAACTCGATGCAAAGCGTATTGTGATCATTACCGGATTTCAGGGAATCGATAAGCAAGATAACTATGCAACTCTAGGGCGTGGCGGCTCGGATACGACAGCAGTGGCTCTTGCAGCTGCATTAAAGGCAGATTCTTGTGAAATCTATACAGATGTAGATGGTGTTTATACTGCCGATCCAAGGTTTGTTAAGAATGCTAGAAAGCTTAATGAAATTACTTATGACGAGATGCTTGATTTAGCATCTCTTGGTGCTGGTGTACTTCATAATAGATCCGTCGAAATGGCTAAAAAATATGGAGTACAGCTTGTAGTGCGTTCTAGTTTAAATACGTCGGAAGGGACCGTTGTTAAGGAGGAGACAAGAATGGAAGAAATGTTAGTAAGTGGCGTAGCAGGAGATAAAAATACAGCCCGAATCTCGGTCATTGGTTTACAAGATAATCCGGGAGTAACATTTAAGCTCTTTCAACATTTGGCAAATCATAATATCAATGTTGATATTATTTTACAATCAGTGGCTCGCGAAGGAACCAAAGATGTAAGCTTTACAGTAGCAGAAGATGCAGTAGAGGATGCATTAGAGGTTATTAAACGCCATAAGAATACTAGTCTTGCTTGTGATTATATTGAAGTTGAGACTGCAGTAGCCAAAGTTTCTGTCGTTGGTGCTGGAATGATGAGTAATCCAGGAGTAGCAGCAAAGATGTTTGAGGCACTATATGATATTGGTGTTACAATTAAGATGATTGCAACTTCTGAAATACGAATTACCGTGTTAATTGACGAGGCTTATACAGAGCAGGCAATTAAGGCAGTTCATGATAAATTTATGTTAGGCGAAGCTTAA
- a CDS encoding homoserine dehydrogenase yields the protein MKIAVLGFGTVGSGVYEVIKTNYETITKRAGEVVDIKYVLDLRDFPGNPVQDIITHDFSVIANDPEIKIVVEVMGGVDPAYSFVKEALLKGKSVCTSNKELVAKHGAELLEIAKQKKINFLFEASVGGGIPIIRPLNQSLTADEIDEITGILNGTTNYILSKMKTQGSEFATVLKEAQELGYAERNPEADVEGFDACRKIAILTSLAYGMHVDFEQIYTEGITKITAEDIKYANALDASIKLLATSKNVDGKVYAMVAPKMINDKHPLFSVNDVFNGILVKGNLLGDVMFYGSGAGKLPTASAVVSDVVDATKHMGINIMTLWSSKHLIPADMSTYESKFFVRVPLGEEETAKELFKIAKVVSVPDIDGEYAFITEKMTEGAFEEAAKKLSIINRIRVEF from the coding sequence ATGAAGATAGCAGTGTTAGGATTTGGAACCGTAGGTTCTGGAGTATATGAAGTAATAAAAACAAATTATGAAACTATTACAAAACGTGCTGGTGAAGTAGTTGACATTAAATATGTGCTGGATTTAAGAGATTTTCCAGGAAATCCTGTTCAGGATATCATTACTCATGATTTTAGTGTAATTGCAAATGATCCAGAAATTAAGATTGTTGTTGAAGTTATGGGTGGTGTAGATCCTGCTTATTCTTTTGTGAAGGAAGCCTTATTAAAAGGGAAATCTGTCTGTACTTCCAACAAGGAACTAGTAGCAAAACATGGAGCAGAACTATTGGAGATAGCAAAACAAAAGAAGATTAACTTTTTGTTTGAAGCTAGTGTTGGCGGTGGTATACCGATTATTCGTCCTTTGAATCAATCCTTAACAGCGGATGAGATCGATGAAATAACAGGTATCTTGAATGGTACTACAAACTATATTTTATCAAAGATGAAAACGCAAGGATCTGAGTTTGCAACCGTTCTTAAGGAGGCTCAAGAGCTTGGTTATGCAGAACGTAATCCAGAGGCCGATGTCGAAGGTTTTGATGCTTGCCGTAAAATTGCGATTCTTACCTCGCTTGCATATGGAATGCATGTTGATTTCGAACAGATTTATACTGAAGGAATTACGAAGATAACAGCAGAGGATATTAAGTATGCCAATGCGTTAGATGCTAGCATTAAATTATTAGCGACCAGTAAAAACGTTGACGGTAAGGTGTATGCGATGGTTGCTCCTAAGATGATAAACGATAAGCATCCATTATTTTCTGTAAATGATGTATTTAACGGAATACTTGTTAAAGGAAATTTATTAGGTGATGTTATGTTCTATGGAAGCGGAGCAGGCAAACTTCCAACAGCAAGTGCAGTTGTTTCTGATGTTGTAGATGCAACCAAACATATGGGAATCAACATTATGACATTATGGAGCAGCAAACATCTAATTCCAGCGGATATGAGTACCTATGAGAGTAAATTCTTTGTTCGTGTACCTTTAGGGGAAGAGGAGACTGCAAAAGAATTATTTAAGATTGCAAAGGTTGTTTCAGTACCTGATATAGACGGAGAGTATGCATTTATCACGGAGAAGATGACGGAAGGAGCTTTTGAAGAGGCAGCGAAGAAGCTATCGATAATTAACCGTATTCGTGTGGAATTTTAG
- a CDS encoding ACT domain-containing protein, which yields MDDEKYYIVKKKALPEVLLKVVEAKRLLDSERVMTIQEATDAVDISRSSFYKYKDDIFPFHENNRGKTITFMLQMDDIPGLLSMVLNQIAKSNANVLTIHQTIPIGGIASLTLGIEILPQTLELSQMLESIEALDGIHYLKILGRE from the coding sequence ATGGACGACGAAAAATACTATATAGTGAAGAAGAAGGCGCTACCAGAAGTATTATTAAAGGTAGTTGAAGCGAAGCGCTTGCTGGATTCGGAGCGGGTTATGACAATTCAAGAGGCGACGGATGCTGTGGACATCAGCAGAAGTTCTTTTTACAAATATAAGGATGATATCTTTCCATTTCATGAAAATAATCGTGGTAAGACGATTACTTTTATGTTACAGATGGATGATATTCCTGGACTATTGTCTATGGTTTTAAATCAGATCGCAAAAAGCAATGCAAATGTATTAACCATTCATCAGACAATACCAATTGGTGGTATAGCATCTCTAACACTAGGCATCGAGATATTGCCACAGACATTAGAATTATCACAGATGTTAGAATCAATAGAAGCGCTTGATGGGATTCACTACCTAAAAATTTTAGGTAGAGAGTAA
- a CDS encoding YkvA family protein gives MDLKSRAKKLKTDIPAVYLAMKKKETPWIAKVIAALAVAYALSPIDLIPDFIPIIGYLDDIILLPALVALTIKLIPAEVFSTCRAEAASIWQDKKPKKWLFALPIIIFWVLLIFFLVK, from the coding sequence ATGGATCTAAAATCCAGAGCAAAAAAACTTAAAACAGATATTCCTGCAGTTTATCTTGCTATGAAGAAGAAAGAAACTCCTTGGATAGCTAAGGTGATTGCTGCACTAGCAGTTGCTTATGCACTCTCACCAATTGATTTAATACCAGATTTCATTCCCATTATTGGGTATCTAGATGATATTATTCTTCTCCCTGCTTTAGTCGCACTAACTATAAAGCTGATACCCGCAGAGGTATTTTCCACTTGCCGTGCAGAAGCTGCTTCTATATGGCAGGATAAAAAACCAAAAAAGTGGCTTTTTGCGCTTCCAATTATAATATTCTGGGTACTATTAATCTTCTTTCTTGTTAAATAA
- a CDS encoding S41 family peptidase, with translation MKNRFVTGVVSGVICTLIICTLSFGILYRNALAQKDNAYTNESAQSTDNGTKTEGSTAIDEATFQKKLKYIKNLVNNYYLWDVNEGDFQTGMLKGMMSALNDPYSTYYTKEEYDALMETTNGIYYGIGATVSQNVNTGIITIVKPFVNGPANKAGVLPGDILYKVEDEEVTGTELTKVVSKMKGEENTIVKITVMREGKSEPIEISITRGQVEIPTIEHEMLKDKIGYISILEFDKITVDQYMAAINDLEKQGMKGLVIDLRDNPGGLYDSAVKMLDRIIGKGLLVYTETKDGTRSEDYATSKEELKVPLTVIVNGNSASASEIFAGAIQDYKKGTIVGTQSFGKGIVQSLFPLFDGSAVKVTVSNYFTPNGRSIHKTGITPDVVVELNEELKKKVVITHDEDNQLQKAIEVLKSQIK, from the coding sequence ATGAAAAATAGATTTGTGACCGGCGTAGTCTCCGGAGTGATCTGTACCTTGATTATTTGTACTCTTTCTTTTGGCATTCTATATCGTAATGCTTTAGCACAAAAAGATAATGCCTACACGAATGAATCAGCACAGTCAACAGATAATGGCACGAAAACAGAAGGAAGTACTGCAATTGATGAAGCAACGTTTCAAAAGAAACTAAAGTATATTAAAAACTTAGTTAATAATTATTATTTATGGGATGTAAATGAGGGGGATTTTCAAACCGGTATGTTAAAGGGGATGATGAGTGCCCTAAATGACCCATATTCTACTTATTATACGAAAGAGGAATATGACGCCTTGATGGAAACTACCAATGGTATTTACTATGGTATCGGTGCTACTGTTAGCCAGAATGTAAATACTGGTATCATTACTATAGTAAAGCCATTTGTCAATGGACCTGCAAATAAGGCTGGTGTTCTTCCGGGAGATATTCTTTATAAGGTGGAAGACGAAGAGGTAACAGGTACTGAACTCACCAAAGTTGTTAGTAAGATGAAAGGTGAAGAAAATACCATAGTTAAAATCACTGTTATGAGAGAAGGCAAAAGTGAACCAATTGAGATTTCGATTACAAGAGGTCAGGTAGAGATTCCAACCATTGAACATGAGATGTTAAAAGATAAAATTGGTTACATTAGCATTCTAGAATTTGATAAAATAACAGTAGATCAATACATGGCAGCGATTAATGACTTAGAAAAACAAGGAATGAAAGGTCTTGTAATTGACCTTCGTGATAATCCAGGTGGATTATATGATTCTGCAGTTAAGATGCTCGATCGTATCATAGGGAAAGGGCTATTAGTTTATACTGAGACTAAGGATGGTACTCGTTCCGAAGATTATGCGACTTCAAAAGAAGAATTAAAGGTTCCATTGACTGTAATCGTAAATGGCAATAGTGCAAGCGCTTCCGAGATCTTCGCTGGTGCAATTCAGGATTATAAGAAGGGTACTATTGTAGGTACGCAGAGTTTTGGAAAAGGTATTGTACAGTCCCTCTTCCCATTGTTTGATGGAAGTGCGGTGAAGGTAACGGTATCCAACTACTTTACTCCAAATGGAAGAAGCATTCATAAAACAGGAATTACCCCAGATGTGGTAGTAGAGTTAAATGAAGAATTAAAGAAAAAAGTAGTGATTACTCATGATGAAGATAATCAGCTTCAGAAAGCTATTGAGGTCTTGAAAAGTCAAATAAAATAA
- a CDS encoding murein hydrolase activator EnvC family protein, with translation MKLKKPIKKQGVMQKRKQREYRMLTCGLVMALSVPFVSIGFRNQNHITAMAFSTPKLATMGGGYSILFNKSYEDKLKEAQQKKEELSQKKKDTEKKLADLEKNKNDILKYIEQLDMQLNELTLHLEELENQIADAKTELEKTRADLIVAKETEAKQYETMKKRVQYLYENGSEDVLDVFLSSGSIVEFLNQVEYSQKITEYDDNLLKRYTETKEEIIRQEAYQQAKLEELEALEESALYEQDTLLTLSAEKGKEIVRYTEAIGANEELFAEYSNEIANQEKNIDDIKEEERKRVEEQERKRIEEEARIKREEEARKKLELENQSPNASSVEKTDNKELSQMIWPLPGDPNIYSRFGYRNAPTAGASTYHRGVDIGGAMGANIVASLAGRVVTATYSTSSGNYITIDHGNGVQTSYLHCSKLLVSVGDTIMQGQVIAKVGSTGISTGPHLHFSLILNGTYVDPLQYISYN, from the coding sequence ATGAAACTAAAGAAGCCGATAAAGAAACAAGGAGTAATGCAAAAAAGAAAACAGAGGGAATATCGGATGCTAACCTGTGGTCTTGTTATGGCACTATCTGTACCTTTCGTAAGTATTGGCTTTCGAAATCAAAATCATATTACTGCGATGGCTTTTTCTACACCAAAACTAGCCACAATGGGCGGCGGTTATAGTATTCTCTTTAATAAATCTTATGAAGATAAGCTAAAAGAGGCACAACAGAAGAAAGAAGAATTAAGTCAGAAGAAAAAAGATACAGAAAAGAAATTAGCAGATTTAGAAAAGAATAAAAATGATATTTTAAAATACATTGAGCAACTGGATATGCAGCTAAATGAACTTACTTTGCATCTAGAGGAATTAGAAAACCAGATTGCGGATGCGAAAACAGAGCTTGAGAAAACCAGAGCTGATCTTATAGTAGCAAAAGAAACAGAAGCAAAACAGTATGAGACGATGAAGAAACGTGTACAATATCTTTATGAGAATGGCTCAGAAGATGTTTTAGATGTATTCTTAAGTTCTGGAAGTATTGTAGAATTTTTAAATCAAGTTGAATACTCCCAAAAGATAACGGAATATGATGATAATCTGTTAAAGCGTTATACTGAAACTAAAGAAGAAATCATTAGACAGGAAGCGTATCAACAGGCGAAACTGGAAGAACTAGAAGCTCTTGAAGAAAGTGCTCTTTATGAACAGGATACACTGCTTACGTTATCAGCCGAGAAAGGTAAGGAGATTGTCCGTTATACAGAAGCAATCGGTGCGAATGAAGAATTGTTTGCTGAGTATTCTAATGAAATTGCAAATCAAGAAAAAAATATCGATGATATAAAAGAAGAAGAACGTAAACGAGTTGAAGAACAGGAACGAAAGCGAATAGAGGAAGAAGCACGAATAAAAAGGGAAGAGGAGGCTCGAAAAAAGCTAGAACTAGAGAATCAGTCCCCCAATGCCTCAAGTGTAGAAAAGACCGATAATAAGGAATTAAGCCAGATGATATGGCCATTACCTGGAGATCCTAATATATATAGTAGATTCGGTTATCGTAATGCACCAACTGCAGGTGCAAGTACCTATCACCGAGGAGTCGATATTGGTGGTGCGATGGGAGCAAATATTGTTGCTTCCTTAGCTGGAAGGGTTGTAACTGCAACCTATAGTACATCTTCAGGAAATTATATTACGATTGATCATGGAAATGGTGTTCAGACTAGTTACCTGCATTGCTCCAAACTTTTGGTTAGTGTCGGGGATACAATCATGCAAGGACAGGTTATTGCAAAGGTTGGTTCCACTGGAATTTCCACCGGCCCGCATTTACATTTTAGTTTAATATTAAATGGAACTTATGTTGATCCACTTCAATACATAAGTTACAATTGA
- the ftsX gene encoding permease-like cell division protein FtsX, giving the protein MPKISTIAYSVRQGTKNIKRNRMFSLASVGTITTCLFLFGIFYCILMNFQHIIKNAEQGVSVTVFFNEGITSQEISLIGEKIGQRVEVAKCDYISAEDAWEEYKNTRLDPEHAASFGDDNPLENSAHYIVYLNDVEMQEILVRYLQSIPGVRQVNNSEAIADVLSGVNKGLAFGTTAIIVILLGVAVFLISTTVTMGISVRRQEISIMKLIGATDFFIRAPFIVEGIIIGLVGAILPLGLLHVLYNKGVKYLMTSFSSPLKKADFLATGTMFKTLIPACLLIGVGIGFLGSFITLGKQLRKIN; this is encoded by the coding sequence ATGCCAAAAATTAGTACGATAGCTTATAGTGTGAGACAGGGCACAAAAAATATAAAACGTAACCGTATGTTTTCGCTTGCATCGGTAGGTACGATAACGACATGTTTATTTTTGTTTGGAATTTTCTATTGTATTTTAATGAACTTTCAGCATATTATTAAAAATGCAGAGCAAGGTGTTAGCGTCACCGTCTTTTTTAATGAAGGTATAACTTCACAGGAAATAAGTTTAATCGGTGAGAAAATAGGGCAAAGAGTAGAAGTTGCAAAATGCGATTATATATCCGCAGAAGATGCGTGGGAGGAATATAAGAATACTAGGCTTGATCCAGAGCATGCAGCTAGTTTCGGCGATGATAATCCGCTTGAGAACTCTGCCCATTATATTGTGTACTTAAATGATGTGGAGATGCAGGAAATATTAGTACGATATCTCCAATCGATACCAGGAGTAAGACAGGTCAATAATTCGGAAGCAATTGCGGATGTCTTATCTGGAGTAAATAAAGGCTTAGCCTTCGGAACAACTGCGATTATTGTGATATTATTAGGAGTTGCGGTGTTCTTAATTAGTACGACGGTTACCATGGGTATTTCTGTTCGTAGACAAGAGATTTCTATTATGAAATTGATTGGTGCAACCGATTTCTTTATAAGAGCTCCATTTATTGTGGAAGGTATCATTATAGGATTAGTGGGAGCGATACTTCCTTTAGGGTTACTACATGTGCTTTATAATAAGGGTGTTAAATATCTCATGACTAGTTTTAGTAGTCCGCTTAAAAAAGCAGACTTTTTAGCAACTGGAACGATGTTTAAGACGTTAATCCCGGCATGCTTGTTAATTGGAGTGGGTATTGGTTTCTTAGGTAGCTTTATTACTCTTGGGAAGCAGCTTAGAAAGATTAATTAA
- the ftsE gene encoding cell division ATP-binding protein FtsE — MAETYDISKDLRDIDTPVILFQNVSKEYQKGTHAINNISFEIRKGEFVFIVGPSGSGKSTLIKLMLREIKPTNGRIFIAGRELSRLKRWQVCKYRRTIGVVFQDFRLLPDRTVFENVAFAQRVIEAPAREIRRQTPKMLSIVGLSEKHKSYPKELSGGEQQRVALARSLVNNPVMLLADEPTGNLDPKNSWEIMHLLEEVNKRGTTVVVVTHNREIVDAMQKRVITMKNGVLISDDKKGGYAHAKN; from the coding sequence ATGGCCGAAACTTATGATATAAGTAAGGATTTAAGAGACATAGATACTCCGGTAATCCTATTTCAGAATGTTAGTAAGGAGTATCAAAAGGGAACACACGCAATAAATAACATAAGCTTCGAAATTCGTAAAGGTGAATTTGTCTTTATTGTAGGGCCAAGCGGCTCCGGCAAATCGACTTTAATTAAACTAATGCTGAGAGAAATCAAACCAACCAATGGAAGAATCTTTATAGCAGGAAGAGAGCTTTCTAGGTTAAAACGTTGGCAGGTTTGTAAATATAGAAGAACAATAGGAGTAGTGTTTCAGGACTTCCGTTTGCTGCCCGACCGTACAGTTTTTGAAAATGTAGCATTTGCACAAAGAGTAATAGAAGCTCCAGCAAGGGAAATACGAAGACAAACCCCAAAGATGCTTTCTATCGTAGGGTTATCTGAAAAACATAAATCTTATCCGAAGGAACTCTCTGGTGGAGAACAACAAAGGGTCGCTCTTGCTAGATCGTTGGTGAATAATCCAGTAATGTTACTTGCAGATGAGCCTACAGGAAATCTTGATCCAAAAAATTCATGGGAAATTATGCATTTGTTAGAAGAAGTAAATAAGCGTGGAACTACGGTTGTGGTAGTAACTCATAATCGTGAAATTGTAGATGCGATGCAAAAGAGAGTCATTACGATGAAAAATGGTGTTCTCATCAGCGATGATAAAAAAGGTGGGTATGCACATGCCAAAAATTAG
- a CDS encoding PucR family transcriptional regulator gives MISNQILQNTIEGLKAITRIDICVMDTEGKALASTINNADEYENAVLAFVDSPADSQVLQGYQFFKVFDEHQLEYVILVKGDSDDVYMVGKIASFQIQNLLVAYKERYDKDNFIKNLLLDNLLLVDIYNRAKKLHIETDVRRVVFIIETKNEKDTNALETVRGLFSTKTKDFITAVDEKNIILVKEVKQNENYEDLTKTAKVILDMLNTEAMTKVHVAFGTIVNEIKDVSRSYKEAKMALDVGKIFYSGRNVVAYSNLGIGRLIYQLPMPLCKMFIREIFEGKSPDDFDEETLTTINKFFENSLNVSETSRQLYIHRNTLVYRLDKLQKSTNLDLRVFEDAITFKIALMVVKYMKYMESMEY, from the coding sequence ATGATTTCTAATCAAATCCTTCAAAATACGATTGAAGGCCTGAAAGCCATTACAAGAATTGATATTTGTGTAATGGACACAGAAGGTAAAGCGTTAGCAAGTACCATCAACAATGCTGACGAATATGAGAATGCAGTACTTGCATTTGTGGATTCCCCGGCAGATAGTCAAGTCTTACAGGGATATCAATTTTTTAAGGTGTTTGATGAACACCAGCTTGAATATGTCATCTTAGTAAAAGGTGATAGTGATGATGTATATATGGTTGGTAAGATAGCTTCCTTCCAGATACAAAATCTTTTGGTTGCTTACAAGGAGCGTTACGATAAGGATAACTTTATTAAGAACCTTCTCCTAGACAACCTCTTACTTGTAGACATTTATAATCGTGCTAAGAAGCTTCATATTGAGACTGATGTTAGACGAGTTGTATTTATTATTGAAACAAAGAATGAAAAGGATACGAATGCATTAGAAACCGTTCGTGGACTATTTTCTACAAAAACAAAAGATTTCATTACTGCTGTAGATGAAAAGAATATTATCTTAGTAAAAGAAGTAAAGCAGAATGAAAATTACGAAGATTTAACGAAGACCGCTAAGGTTATATTAGATATGTTAAATACCGAGGCTATGACAAAAGTTCATGTTGCTTTTGGTACCATTGTAAATGAAATTAAAGATGTCTCTCGTTCTTATAAAGAAGCGAAGATGGCCTTAGATGTAGGTAAGATTTTCTATAGCGGACGTAATGTAGTTGCTTATAGTAACCTTGGAATCGGACGTTTAATCTATCAGCTACCTATGCCACTTTGTAAAATGTTTATTCGCGAAATTTTTGAGGGTAAATCACCGGATGATTTCGATGAAGAAACATTAACAACGATTAATAAGTTCTTTGAGAATAGTTTGAATGTATCTGAGACATCTAGACAGTTATATATTCATAGAAATACTTTAGTTTATCGTTTAGATAAACTTCAAAAGAGTACAAATCTAGACCTTCGTGTTTTCGAGGACGCGATTACCTTCAAGATTGCTTTGATGGTAGTGAAGTACATGAAGTATATGGAGAGTATGGAGTACTAA
- a CDS encoding ABC transporter ATP-binding protein, with the protein MASLSLKNINKTYPNGFVAVKEFNLEVEDKEFIIFVGPSGCGKSTTLRMIAGLEEITSGELWIGDKLMNDVEPKDRDIAMVFQNYALYPHMSVYDNMAFGLKLRKTPKDQIDKLVREAARILDIEHLLDRKPKALSGGQRQRVAMGRAIVRNPKVFLMDEPLSNLDAKLRVQMRIEISKLHQRLETTIIYVTHDQTEAMTLGTRIVVMKDGVVQQVDSPQNLYDKPNNLFVAGFMGSPQMNLLDAKVVKNGNDIRLMFGSHSIKVPEAKAKKLVDGNYIDKTVVLGIRPEDVKDEEMFISQSPDSTIDATVKVYELLGAEVFLYFTIDQFDITARVNPRTKARPGDTIQIALDLSKIHLFDKETEQVISH; encoded by the coding sequence ATGGCAAGTTTATCATTAAAGAATATTAACAAAACTTATCCAAATGGGTTCGTAGCAGTTAAAGAATTTAACTTAGAAGTAGAAGATAAAGAATTCATCATTTTCGTAGGTCCATCTGGATGTGGTAAATCTACAACACTTCGTATGATCGCAGGTTTGGAAGAGATTACATCTGGTGAGTTATGGATTGGCGATAAGCTAATGAATGACGTGGAACCTAAGGATAGAGATATTGCGATGGTATTCCAGAACTACGCATTATACCCACATATGTCTGTATATGATAATATGGCGTTCGGTCTTAAGTTAAGAAAGACTCCAAAGGATCAGATTGATAAGTTAGTACGTGAGGCAGCAAGAATTCTTGATATCGAGCATTTATTAGATCGTAAACCTAAGGCTCTTTCTGGTGGTCAGAGACAGCGTGTTGCTATGGGTCGTGCTATCGTTCGTAATCCAAAGGTATTCCTTATGGATGAGCCTTTATCAAACCTTGATGCTAAACTACGTGTACAGATGCGTATCGAGATCTCTAAGTTACATCAGAGACTTGAAACAACTATCATCTACGTAACACATGACCAGACAGAGGCTATGACTCTTGGTACAAGAATCGTAGTTATGAAAGATGGTGTTGTTCAGCAGGTAGATTCTCCACAGAACCTTTACGATAAACCAAACAATCTTTTCGTTGCAGGTTTCATGGGATCTCCACAGATGAATCTCCTCGATGCTAAGGTTGTTAAGAATGGTAACGATATTAGATTAATGTTTGGTTCTCATTCTATCAAGGTTCCAGAAGCTAAGGCTAAGAAACTTGTAGATGGCAACTATATTGATAAAACTGTTGTTCTTGGTATCCGTCCTGAGGATGTTAAGGATGAAGAGATGTTCATCAGCCAGTCTCCAGATAGCACAATTGATGCTACTGTAAAAGTATACGAATTATTAGGTGCTGAAGTATTCTTATACTTCACAATTGATCAATTTGATATCACAGCACGTGTTAACCCACGTACAAAGGCTAGACCTGGTGATACAATCCAGATTGCTCTTGATTTATCTAAGATTCATTTATTCGATAAGGAAACTGAGCAGGTTATTTCTCACTAA